TTCGGCGACGCCCGCCGCATGCGCTTCTGGGGACACGCGCCCATCGCTGACATGGCCGCCGCTCGAGACCTGGTCGACCAGATTCGGGCGGGCGCCGAGAGCGGCGACCTGCGCCAATGGGCGATCACGCTTGCGGGTGACGACGCGCTGGTCGGTACCTGCACGCTGGCCGGGGTCGACGAGGAGAATCTCCGCGCCGAGCTGGGCGTGGCCGTCGCCGCGGCGCACGAGCGAACCGGCATCGCGACCGAAGCCGCTACGGAGGTGATCCGCCACGCCTTCGAGGATCTGGGCCTGCGCCGCCTCACCGCCGACGCCGATCCCCGCAACGACGCCGCGCTGGCGCTCCTAGAAAAGCTCGGCTTCGGGCACGAAGGACACCTCCGCGAGCATTACAGACAGGGCGAGGAGTGGCAGGACGGTGTCCTGCTCGGGCTGCTGCGGGGAGAATGGGAGGCTGCACGGAGGGCATGAAGACTCGCGACCGGAGGATCGCTGGACGAGGCACGACGATCGTCCCGCGGTGGGTGATCGGCGCGTCGATCCTGTTCGCCGGCTGCGGACCGGACCCGTCGACGATGGCGGTGCGCGTCCATGGGTCGGCGACCGATCCGGACGGGTTGGCCGATCTCGTGATGGAGGTGGCCGATCGACGGCTCACTCACGAGGACTTCGAACTCGGGGCAGATCCCCTGTCTCCCAGCCAGCGGGCCGTGTCGCTCGAGGTCCCTAGCAAAGGCATGCTCACTCTGCGCGCGATGATCGTGCAGGACGGCTCTACGATCGCGGACGGATCCACAGAGATCGCGATGCGCGAGAACTTCCTGTGGGGCGTAGATGTCTTCAGGA
This sequence is a window from Gemmatimonadota bacterium. Protein-coding genes within it:
- a CDS encoding GNAT family protein; the protein is MLRYVGQGDAEALLALFGDARRMRFWGHAPIADMAAARDLVDQIRAGAESGDLRQWAITLAGDDALVGTCTLAGVDEENLRAELGVAVAAAHERTGIATEAATEVIRHAFEDLGLRRLTADADPRNDAALALLEKLGFGHEGHLREHYRQGEEWQDGVLLGLLRGEWEAARRA